The Diospyros lotus cultivar Yz01 chromosome 11, ASM1463336v1, whole genome shotgun sequence region GGATATGACAGTTTCAAAGGCTCCAACCAGCGCTTTCaccttgttcttcctcttctccagaAGCTTGCTTGCCGTCTCTTCAATCACATCATTGTATGCCTGCTGATTTTCCTTCTTCCCTCCCTGAACCACTgttgccgccgccgccgctgtTTCATTGCCACTTTTTTCCACTACTGTAGTTTGCTTTCCTTCTGCTGTACTGGCctcctcttccttctcttccgtTGCCTCATCGCCTTCGGGATTTTCAGTTTCTTCGGTACTGTCCTCTCCAGTTTCTTCGGGATTTTCCTTCTTCGGTACTACTTTAGGCTCTTCCTGAGATACACTTTCTTGTTCTTCATCCTTCGGGGGACTGTTAATGGCCCCGGTGGTTTCTTCAGCAAGTACTTTATCTTCGGCTTCTTCCACCTGATCATCATCAACGTCTAGAGCTGCATTGTTTACGTCTTCTAAATCCGCCGAAGGCTCGCAATTAGGCTTGAAGTCCTCGTCGTCGTTGATCTCCGATTCATCTTGCACGACGGATTCCTTCTCTTGCAGCACCGGATTTTCTGCCGGCAATTCACTGACTGTGTCCACCTTTACCACCTCTTCTTCAGTGTTGTTAGTAACTGGTTCTAAATCTTGATCGTCCTGCAGGTGAGTTTCAACGGCCGGAGCCTCAACTGTTTCAGCAGGACCACCGCAAACGGCGGCAGGAGCCTTTGCGGCTGCTCCAGCAGCAGCTCGGGTTTGCTTCTTGTTTAAGCCGGCCGGTTTGGTGTTCTTCTGGGTGGGTCTCGAGCTGGAGAAGACAGATTTTCCGGTATCTTTATTGGGTGCTTTGTGAGACCTTGGCATAGAGGTGGCCTTTCTGAGAGCAGGGGAAGACCGCCGGGAATTTCGCTGGTCGGCACTGTGATTGACATGATGATGAGCTTGAGTTACGGGTTTGTTGTGTAAATTAGCAGGATGATTAGAAGGCGATGGAGGCTTTTCGAAGGATCTTCTTCTGTTGAAATTGGCTTTATTATTGATCTGGGCGGTGGAGGTGGTAGGCTGCTGCTTCGTGGCATTCGCGTTCGCGTTCGCGTTCGAGTGATCGATGCCCGAGCTTATAGTGGGCTTTAAATAGTTGGGAAGACGTTTCTGATGATGATCTGAAACATGCTTGTGattggcggcggcggcggcggcagccGTGGTTGGTCGGATGGGGCTTCTTTTGCTGGTCATCGGTCGGCTGTCGGCGACGACGGGTGAAGGAGATGTtcctctcatcttctccttcccaGCGCCACTCCCATCCCTCCTTTGTGTTGCCATATATCAACAGCAAGAGAACCTGCACCAACGCGAGGGGAAAATTAGAGAGAGCTTTCCAGGAAACTAGATATATATCAGCGGCATTTTCCCGTAAAATCATTTGCCAGGCACCGAGTACGTGTACGTGCATGGTAGTAGAGGTATCATCAAGAGCCGGGCTTCTTTCTTTGTAATGAGAAATAATTTCTTACAAAGCATAGCAGAAGGGAACACGAACGGATCGGAGGAGATTCCAAAGTGGTTGTTTCTTGACAAAAtcgaataaaaaattaatgttacaGCTCGAattatttcatgtttttggCCCTAGCTTATTGTATAATCTAAATCAATGTTTCATGCTTGCAAGAGATATATATGGCTTCCTTCCTTACTTTGAGTCAAATATATCAAATTGTAAATTCaatcacagagagagagagagagagagagagagagagagagagatgaatatgtatgtatgtatgtatatatatatataccttgcAAACAAAAAAGTTGCAGAGAAAGCTAGCTACTCTTCCATGGAGGACGAGATAAGAGGGAAGAGAAGATCAGGTGGGTGGGTGGGGGGTTTAAGAGGACGGGAGAAATATATGACGGATTGGGGTTGGATTGGATGGTTGGATGAGAGTAAGCGCGGGAATTATGCGGAACCCAAGGTGAAGGAAGCAGCAATTCAAATTGGCTGTTCATTTGTTTCGATCATCAACTCACCATCACCATCTTCAACCTCACATTACCaaccacagagagagagagagagagagagagagagagaaagagaggttTGACCGTTTCAAAACAACTTCCTTCCTCCCATTTACCCTTGTCCCCTCCTCTTCAcctgataatatatatatatatatattaatataaattttaaaatgatttaaattaattaatttcagtaTTAGGCaagtttaaagtttatattagtgtagattacattaattaattacaaccaCAAAGTGATCAAAATTAATTCACGTTGACTCTTCTTAATTAAGCACAAACAAATAGATGGGTAATGGGTTGAATCAACAACTCATTTTATGTAcccaataatattaattaatattattataatggctaaattttttatttaaattatataattttaaatttattatatttttaaaattttcattatttcaatcaCATccttcaaatatataattttaagttaattacaataaatttagagatttaattaaaataataaaaaattaaaaatataagatattatttttttaataaaaaaaagtttgattGTTTAAAGGAGAAAAAGGGTGCAAGTGGGTTTCgataaccatatatatatatatatatattatattatagaaTGTGGGTTCGTACGTCAATCAGCTTTCTTAGAtttgacataaataaatatattaattaacatgataaaatattaatcatttatttaatacatacatgagttaattaaaaataaaattaataagatttgaatGGATGAAATCTAAATGCTAATttggaaatatatttttaaattagaaaagtatttttaatatgataataaaaaatatcaaaaatattttaaaataagatatatatatttatataatagtgAGCAGATTTACACACTAGTTAAGTTGCGTGTAAGAGAGGAGAAAAGATGGGctgaaaggaaaggaaaggaatgAGGCCTtgaaatgtgtatatatatatataaataaaaggaaaggCGGCGGCCCAGCGTGGCGCGCGAGGCTGCGGAtggtggggggggggtgggTTCCGTCCACGAAAAAAGAGTCACATTTGTAGGGATGTCGTTGGACCCATTATCGCTGCAATTTGCAggccatcatcatcatcatcatccaaaCCCCCCCACagacactctctctctctctggcaaTGGACGGTGGATGATCATTCCATCCGACGCTTCTTATTTATCCAAGCATCTTCAATATTGGCAGGACGGCTCAGGCACATATAAAACACgcctctctcgctctcgctctcgctccgCTTTCCCCTGGAGACGAAAGGAGGAGGACGAGGAGAAGTAGAAGGAAAGGTAGAGCTGGAGAACAATTCTAATTCTTTTGAGCTGCAAATTCCTTTCAAATCCGTAGATACTATCTTTTGTCTCTCATCATCATTGAGATCTTCCTTCCGCTTTTTCTCGTTCCTAATTAATCCGGCCGGTGTTCCTTGTCGTGATGATGAGATGATCGGCTTTCTCTTCTGCGAAACCTAATTGGATACTTGTTTTCTCGATCTAATTTTGGCTCTTAATTAACGAGTTTTCCTTCTTCTGTTATATGCACGTGTGTGTAAATTCGCGTGGCGGAACGcggagtgaaaaaaaaaaaaaaaagagagagagagagaggctgtTTTGACAATCCTTCAACCAACCGAGTACAGCTTAGCTTCGTTTGGTAAATATGAAATCCAATAGAAAGCGCGTATGTATTTGTTTAACTTGTTGTGGGTGATtgtcttaattttctttctttcttgctcCTCATATGTTCTTAAAATCATTTCTGTCTCCTGATTTTGTTGATCACCAATATTTGTTGATTTTCATCTACGATTGAATTGATCGATCGATCGATCCCGTATCTGGTGATTGAGGTAAAGGTACGTGGAGTTCTGGTCCTTCTATTGTTGCTTCTGGTGATTAATACGCTCAAGCTTGTTGGGAAGAGTATTCTTCGTTTCGATGATGCTTTTGAGTTTGTCCTCTCTTTCGGTTTCATCGTCTGTTTATTATTAGGAAGCTAGAATTTACGCAGCCGACGCAACATAGTTGGATTGGAtgaaggcttgatatgttgtgcTGTTCTTATCTAAAAACTGAATTGATCGGTGTAAAAAATTGAATGGAATATTCTTCTTGTTCTGTGTTTGCGTGTATTTATGTACATACATGTGGagtaattttttctttgtaatctaTGCATAGAGCTCCATACACACAAGCAACCACCGACCCAAGCTTGGTTGTTTTCTCATGTTTTATGGTTTGTACTTCTCGGAATACCTACCTGTGTTTTTTCGTGGTTCCCCCCAAAGAGTGTTATGTTTTTTGTTTCATCTTTTGATGGCGAAGTGGTAATTCATGCTAGAACTAAAAAATGTTTTAGATGTTTATTTCCTCTTGAGTTTTAAGGAACACAAATAGGATAACTGTTTGCATTTTCACTGGCTGAATCTTCAATTAAGAATTTGATTaaacaaaatcttcaaaaagtATTGGATGCTTGTAAACACTTTGGTTATAGACTTGACGCTGATATGACACTCTTTTGAACATGCAGACCACCTGTATATATGAGCATGGTTGGCATACTGGTACTTGATATGGTTTGAGTTATTGATTATATGGAAGCCATTTCTTCTCCATGGCACCTTTTTTCATTGACAGAGGagagaattttatattattcaactGACCATCCATTGGTTTTGGAGATAAGAGGTATTTTACAGTGCATAATATTGTGTGTGCATGGCAAGTGCCAGATGTCATCCAGAGGAGAGCCCTACTAATCTGGAGAGAATTGAATATGGGTTTTTTACTTCCAGATCTTTTACTGATGCTTAATAGTTCTGCTGTTGAGTGCTATTGAATATATAAACTCACCCAACAATACAATTTCCTTATATCTTtaactcttcttcttccttatttctcCATTTGTCCTGACTAATTTTTAGTATCAGAGTAGATCTCTATCCCTTTTCGCTCTATCTCCTTTCCTCTCACCTGGTTCTACACCAACTTGGTGTCAGAGTCTGAAGCCAATCTATGCATTACTGCCATACTTTCATGAAGCTTTCTCTTACAATTCCCATATcctttctataatttttttttctctattttgtatTGTAGTTAATTACTTCTGATTGTTAATATTCcaaatttctagaaataatAGTCACTGTGATAACTGAACTTGACATGCTTTCTGCTAAGGAAGTTACGTATTTACTCGTATCATTGTAAAGAATGTAGAGTATGTGAAATTCTTTTCAGTATTACAAACCACGTGTGTTCAGCTATATAGATATTTGCTGTTAAAATTGAAACTATGACAAAGGATTTGAATGACatgttgttgctgttgtttcAGATATAGAGTATATCCACATAGATGGATGACTGTACTCGTAAAAAAGCTGTTGGGGGGCTTGTTAACACGAGGAAGGGATCTGATCTTGTTTTGAGAGATACAGCTGAAAGTAAGGATGGAAACGCTCAATTCTGCAACAGGCTTGGGTGCAATGGGAGACTTAACCATACCAGAATTGCCCAAAATGGATGTTCTATAAAGTTAAAATCGTCAATCTCTTCTTTACATGCTTCAAGTGGCAAGGAGATAATTGGAAGTTCTAGTAGGACTTCTTCCACTGTAGccaagacaaaaaaatattttcaggaatCCCAGAAAAAGCAGTCTTCTCAATCAGAAGCAGTTCAATCTGAAACTAGTAGTGTTCAGGATGAGCAAGAAGTGTACTTACCTGGAAACGCTTGCATTGGGCTTCAGTCTGCATTGAATGATGTGGAGCCCCACAAAGTTACATTGATGGAAGCAGGGAGCTCTAGTATGGCATCAAATGGCAGACCCCAGAAGGTATTTTGGCAGAAATCTAGTGGGGTGGGTACCCGAGATGCTCCATCAACCTCCTCTGCCTCCTTGGCAACTAAAAGCATCAGCCAGGGGGCAAGAAATAGTTGTAGCGTGAGCAGGTATGGATTAAGAAATCTCAGATGCAACTCAGCATCTGATGTCATCCCCTCTGGTGGTTCATCATCTCAACCAAACCTTAGTAGA contains the following coding sequences:
- the LOC127812906 gene encoding RNA polymerase II degradation factor 1, coding for MATQRRDGSGAGKEKMRGTSPSPVVADSRPMTSKRSPIRPTTAAAAAAANHKHVSDHHQKRLPNYLKPTISSGIDHSNANANANATKQQPTTSTAQINNKANFNRRRSFEKPPSPSNHPANLHNKPVTQAHHHVNHSADQRNSRRSSPALRKATSMPRSHKAPNKDTGKSVFSSSRPTQKNTKPAGLNKKQTRAAAGAAAKAPAAVCGGPAETVEAPAVETHLQDDQDLEPVTNNTEEEVVKVDTVSELPAENPVLQEKESVVQDESEINDDEDFKPNCEPSADLEDVNNAALDVDDDQVEEAEDKVLAEETTGAINSPPKDEEQESVSQEEPKVVPKKENPEETGEDSTEETENPEGDEATEEKEEEASTAEGKQTTVVEKSGNETAAAAATVVQGGKKENQQAYNDVIEETASKLLEKRKNKVKALVGAFETVISLQEPEP